Part of the Lates calcarifer isolate ASB-BC8 unplaced genomic scaffold, TLL_Latcal_v3 _unitig_2163_quiver_1531, whole genome shotgun sequence genome is shown below.
TGATGGTCTCTGCAGCCTGTGTTAAAGTTTCACCTCTAGAAGAGGTCTCATCACAGAAACCTCCTGTCTCACCTGTTCTGCAGCTCCTCTAACTCCTCTGTTAGTGAGTGTTTAAGATCAGGATTCCTGAGACAGGAAGTGTCTGTGATCCGACCTCTGCTGATCGGACCAACAGGAAGAACTGTGGTGCTGcttcctctcactctgctgtttcctctcttctctctctctctgcctcgtGGACACCAGTAAGCAGCAGGACTGGTGTTACCTGAATGAAGACGGGGAGCTGGGTTTGGCTTATCAGGGCCTCAAACAAGTGGCCAGGTCTCTGTGTGTTCGATTCCTCTGTTTCCAGACTGTGTCTGAATGTAACGAGCAGCTCATGACTTTAACTCGTGACTCAGTTCATTCTCTTCACAAAGCAATAGTCTGTGTGTGAACCAtggcgctgtgtgtgtgtgtgtgtgtgtgtgtgtgtgtgtgtgtgtgtgtgtgtgtgtgcagtgaaggttgtttacatgttgacaGACCATGAGACTGAAGGTTTCCATCAAGAACAAACTAATACTATAACACCACATCAAAGCGTAGACCTGTCAGTAACAGAGTTAAACTGTAGTTATCAGATTATTGAACATGATAGTTCAGGGATCAATCAGCTGATGATTGATTTTAAAGGTTGATCGACACAAGAATCCACACAAATCTATATTTGATGCTGTGTATCATTCTTTTATGACCCCAGGGTCTGGATTTGATTCAGGTCTTTGGGTCCAGAACTGGAGGTTTGTTAGCTGGATTCAGGTCGAGGCTGTTTCACCACAATTCCACCTTAAAACAGGACGTTAAGACACTGAACCCCTGGTCAGTCCATGTGTCTGTTCTCTGATGGTCTGATGGTCTGATGCTACTCGTAAATGTTCAGTGACTAAcgaccttcctcctcctcctggttctggtcctcctcctcctggtcctggtcttgTCAGGCTGTTGGAGGCCCAGCTGCAGACTCAGTCCAGACAACACAAAGACGAACTGGAGGCTCTTCACACTCAGATCGAGCTGCTGAAGGACGACATCGAGAAGAAGCAGGAGATCCTCAACTACACCATGTCCCTGTCTCCTGAGGCTCAGGTGGAGTACAGCGTCCAGCAGGAGATCACCCGGCTCACCAACGACAACCtggtcagaaaacacacacctcacacactcTGATAGACTCTGACGGACTCTGATAGACTCTGACGGACTCTGATAGACTCTGATGGAGCTCTGATAgactctgacagactgacagactctGATAGACTCTGATAGACTCTGACAGACTCTGATATTCACTATGTGATGACgtcagtgtgtttcctgtctgaagGACCTCaaggagctggtggagaaacTGGAGAAGAACGAGCGGAAGCTGAAGAAGCAGCTGAGGATCTACATGAAGAAAGTCCAGGAGTTAGAAGGTGACAGGAGAACATCAAACAGGAACCTGTTCAGTATCAGAGTCTCTGACTAAAGGTGACTGacgtctctgtgtgtttcagcctcTCAGGCTGCAGCCGTCACCGGCAGGTCCAGACCTGAGCTCAGCCGGCAGGTCACCGtccagaggaaggagaaggactTTTGAGGGGATGTTGGAGTACTACAAGGAGGACGAGGCCCTGCTTATCAAGACCCTGATCACTGGTAAGACTGGGTCTGATCCCAGGTCAGTCTGATCCCAGGTCAGACTGATCCCAGGTCAGACTCTGTTATTaatcagagtcagagctgtttgTTGAACAGTTCAGTCACCTGTCGTCTCAGCTGTAAAAACcctgtgtggttgtgttgtctTTGTGGGAACATGTTTCCAGGTGTGACTCAGTCAGAGACAGATTTACTGAACCTGCTGCAGTTTATCTGACTGCACTGAAGTCCTGTTAAATCAGATCTGATGCTGGTGAAGAGATGAGAAGGTGATCTGTGAGGAAATGTTAGTTCAGAATCCATCAGACGAGTTGTGATTGAATGAGTCATGAAAAATCAgagattaaaacacacagatgtattCAGACCAAACActacattatatttatatttcacagGCAACACAGGACACTGAatgtaatgaataaaatattttttgttgataTACTTGGACAACTCCAAAAACAGTGTATCTGAGTTCTGGTCATGTATAACTAAGGAAATTGGTACAATATTAAAGAATGAGATCTGGACCACTTTCTATTGAGGCTGCCCTCTGAAAATCTAATTATAGATGTAAGAAGTTCTGAGCTGCTGAAAAAGCTTCTTTTTCTGGCCAGAAATGTCTGTAAGTTACTGAGGTTCATGACAAACCTGTAACTCAGTGTTTAAGGACAGCGTCAGGTTGGAAATGTGTTGGAAATGTTTCCAGACGTGAAGCCCAGCACGGGTGTCGGCGACCGTCCCCTGCCTCCCGGCTTACATCCTCTTCATGTGCATCCGCCACGCCGACTATATCAACGACGACCAGAAGGTGGAGTCTCTTCTCACCTCCACCATCAACGCCATCAAGAAGGTCCTGAAGGTGAGACCGGGTCCTCGGCTCCTCCACCTGTCTGatctcaggtgtgttcaggtgtttgaACTCtggtttcttcttctctgacagaaaaacaacgATGACTTTGAGATGACGTCGTTCTGGTTGGCCAACACCAGCCGCCTGCTGCACTGTCTGAAGCAGTACAGCGGAGACGAGGTCAGATGCTCCGCCGTTCACCGgcgtcacttcctgtttgttcagGGTTCAGGACGCGACTCTGACGTGTCGTGTTGTTTCAGGTGTTTATGACTCAGAACACGGCCAAACAGAACGAACACTGTCTGAAGAACTTCGACCTGGCCGAGTACCGACAGGTGCTGAGCGACCTCTCCATCCAGATCTACCAGCAGCTCATTAAGGTGGCGGAGGGCATCATCCAGCCCATGATAGGTGAGTCACAGTTCACTCTGTCACCCTGTGGTTCATGTGTTCACCACGTCCTCAGACCAAACAGATCAGGGAGCGCCCTGACAACTTCTCTGTTTGTATCTGAGCGCTGAGCTGATGTAAACCGGTCGCTATAGCAACATCACTTCTCCACAACATACAACAACATCCGTCTCTATGACAACAACAAGATGGAGGACGCCGTGGTCGGAGTGTTAGTTCTGGATTTCATGATGATGATAGAGTTAAAGCTGGACTTCACTCAGTCTGagagtttacatgttttaagctttgttttttttagttaaaaaaaGTCCCTGAACGCACCATCCTAAGATCTATGATCGCTCCCTGTTcttacacagacacaataaaTAACAGGCGGGTTCTGCAACTGTTCTTAGAACCATGAAACAGTTCCTCTGGTCTGAAAACAGCTTCTGTCTATGAATCATGTTAAACTCTCAGTTCATCAGGTCCTGGAATAGATCCTCCTTCATGATAGTTGTAGACGTTGTACAGAAACAGTCGACCTGATTTCATTATTAAACACCTCAGTGTTTCATCTGTAGGTTCAGATCAGGAGcttttctcctcagaggtcttcTCCtctacaaacaaacagagcagctgattaaaactctgaataaaacagtttgtgtCAGATCAGAGTTAGAACGttagaagaagagacagagacttgAAAGAAGACTGTGTTTCTATTATTCTGTCCACCCCCCGTCTGTCAGTGAGGACAGGCTACAGCACTTCAACAGCAGCTACATCCTCCAACTCTGAAACTGTCTGAGCACCTTTAAACCTTCATGATGGGGATtatcacagagctgctgttcctaataaactggacaGTATTTAATGTAGATATATCAGGATCTGATCAGGATCAGGGACCAGGTCTCTGAGAGTGAACGCAGCTGTCAGAATAACAAACACTGACGCTCTGAGccaataaaaccacagagacacagaacgAACCTGCAGACAGTTTCACTTCGTCATCATCTGATccacagtttgtgtttcagtcacttTCCAGACGAAGCTGATCCACGGTGACGTCCTGTCTGTGGACTCAGATCAGGACCGATGTGAGGAACAGCTGCTGACACACAGACTGTGTCAGGATCATGTAGAATAAAATATCAGTCAGAACAGTGATAAATATCAGATCATGAGGATTCAGGAGGTCCAGAGGTAAAACGACTGTGGAGTAATGTCAGAGTGAAACAGTGAATGTTGTTTGATAATGTGTTAAAGTCGTTGAATCACCTCTCACACAGATGAATTATCTGTCTCAGGGTATTTCCTCAGTTTGACTTGTTATCAGTCTGGGACTTTTCTCCTGTCGCTCTGACTCATTTCACCGTCCAATGATTCACCGTCTCTCCGCTCAGCGTGTACAGCAGTTACCACGGCAACCACAGCACGCCACTGGATAGAACTCCTCCTCAGACGTCCGTGGGTTAAACAGACTGAGCAGAGGTGATAACAGGTGTAGAAatcccctctgagctgctgcaggatcGTCGTCAGTAGAAAGGTCACGTCGCTCTGCAGAGCTCAGATCAGACTCAGACCATGACCTGGACGGTGAGCTTCTGATCTGTCCTGAGTTTCTCCTGAAGGACTCAgcgtgtctctgtctctgtgtccagtGTCGGCCATGTTGGAGAGCGAGAGCATCCCCAGCCTGGCGGGCGTGAAGCCGATGGGCTACAGGAACCGATCGTCCAGCATGGACACGGACGCCGGCGGCCCCACCAGCTACACCCTGGAGGCCCTGATCAGACAGCTGGGCCAGTTCCACGGCACCATGAGGGACCACGGTCTGGACCCAGAGATCGTGGGTCAGGTGGTCCGACAGCTGTTCCACTGCATCAACGCCGTCACCCTCAACAACCTGCTGCTGCGCAAAGACGTCTGCTCCTGGAGCACCGGCATGCAGCTCAGGTACAACCCCCAGATCCTGCACAGGAGGAtcaggtcctggtcctggtcctggtttgGTGCTCAGCTTGTTGtgactgtaactgtgtgtgttcaggtacAACACCAGTCAGATGGAGGAGTGGCTGAGAGGAAACAACCTGTATCAGAGTAAAGCTGCAGCCACGCTGGAGCCGATCATTCAGGCcgctcagctgctgcaggtcaaGAAGAAGACGTCTCAGGACGCAGAGGCCATCTGCTCGCTCTGCACCGCCCTCACCATGCAACAGGTCCGCCCACATCACCTGATCAATAACACATCACCCGATCAATAATACATCACCTGATCACCTGATCAATAACATGAGATCATACTGATGTGTCGTCTCCTGCAGATTGTGAAGATCCTGAACCTCTACACGCCTCTGAACGAGTTTGAGGAAAGAGTCACTGTGTCCTTCATCAGAAACATCCAGGTAAGACTCTCAGGTGCTCAGGTGTTCAGAGTCCTGACAGATCCAGACCAGCTGTGGAGGTGATGGTCTCAGTCTGGACTAAGTCAAATCCAGAGTGATGGTGTCTGTGACGCAGGCTGACGCGTCGGTGTCGTCTGATCTGGTCACCTGATTTGATAAACAAATCTGATTGGCCTGAAGGTCTGAGTCCTCACTGGTGGCCCCTGGTGGCTGCAGGGTTTACTACACCCCACCACTGACAGCCGAACAGGGTGGAGGTGATGGAGTCCGTTACCTGCTCAGTAAGGATGGGTGACGAGGATTTAAAATCTTATCCCAGTATTTTCTGGTGTTTATAGAGATAACAATATAAAACGATAAAAAACAACCATCCAGCAGCAGATTTCTGTCTGTAAGTGAGAGCTCTCAGTCCCCAGAGCCTCtagaaagaaatgtgtttggATTGGATGTGTGACCATTCTCTGTAAACTTTGAATATTAAAGTCTTTGTTTAGCGATGAACTCCAccttcctccatgtttgttcttgttctgtGAGCTGAGCTCTGCAACACAAATACACCATCAACTAGGTTTTATCGTTATTATCATCAGACGACTCATTCTTATCGTGGGGAGTTTTTTCCCGGTATATCACTGATCCCTCCACCGCAGGCTGATGACGTCTGTTAATGAACAGAACCAGTTTCCATTCGTCTCACTGTATCCTGGAGGATCTACAGTGTTAGAGgagtgtacctaataaagtggtcaCTGAGTCTCACTGACGTCTCAGGTCTGTTCTGGTCTGTTCTGGTCTGTCTAACCTCGGTGTGTCTCCGTGTCCAGAACCGGCTCCAGGAGAGGAACgatcctcctcagctcctggtCGACACCAAACACACCTTCCCTGTCCTCTTCCCCTACACCCCCTCCGCCCTGAGCCTGGAGACGCTGCACATCCCTGCCTCCCTCGGCCTCGACTTCCTCATCAGAGTCTGACGTCTCCACGAGATCCACTACAGACCTGCTTTTAATCGGACCACTGAGTAGACTGACTCTAACATCAGCCTGAACCTTGGACCAGCTCTAAAACCTTTAGTCAACATATTCCTTCACTAACTCAGCAGGTCTCTGAGGTTCATCCTCCACATTCCTCAGAGTAACCCAGCAGAGAGGGTCGGGTCCAGCTTCAGTGTCTGTCCTGGAGGATGAAGGTCAGTGTGAAGAGTCAGAAAGGTCAGGGAGAGAAATCAGTCTCTGTGACCAACACGTTTCAGGAtccacaaacaacaacaaacaagactCACAAACAAACCTAATCAGTAACATGAATGATTCCTCTCTTCTGATGTCGAATCACCTGACACATGTTGTGTTCAGGTGCTGCTGGAAAACATCCGGCGGTCTGACTGTTTATTCGGttcaacagaacagaaaagttTTGACAAATTGTCCTTCAGTGGCTTTACAGCTCCTGTCCTGACATCAACAGTTTTACCATGAATGTCACAGGTTTGTAgtttttaattgtgtttgtgaCAGAAACTTAGTGAGCAGCTGCAGGACTCTGTGTTAGCACCAAAATATCAAACCACAGAATTGAAACATGTTCattcaagctgctgctgctgatctgtGAACAAACCTCTCAATGTTCTTTTTATCCGTGGATCATGAAACATGAATGAGTCAGAGCGTCTGAGACTAAACTGATTAGAGGAGGTGAATAAACGAAGGAGGAGCAGGTTTAATGAGCAGGTGTGTAAAGGTTGGTTATTGATTAAAGATCAGGAAGGAGGATGTTTCCTACTAATCTAATAAACTAATCCGTGCTTTCTGCCTTCTTCTGTCTGCAGTGATCAGGTCTGTGTGGAGTTAGATTTCTACACTGATATACactcagtctttttttgtttttatatttctctgGAGAATCCTCACTGTGATATTTTCTATTCCCttgattttttctttgtgtgatttATAAAATCCTGTTTTGACACTAATTAATGACTAAACTCTGTCAGTCACATCATTATATCGTCACGTTCCT
Proteins encoded:
- the LOC108892302 gene encoding LOW QUALITY PROTEIN: unconventional myosin-Vb (The sequence of the model RefSeq protein was modified relative to this genomic sequence to represent the inferred CDS: deleted 1 base in 1 codon), translating into PPPPGPGLVRLLEAQLQTQSRQHKDELEALHTQIELLKDDIEKKQEILNYTMSLSPEAQVEYSVQQEITRLTNDNLDLKELVEKLEKNERKLKKQLRIYMKKVQELEASQAAAVTGRSRPELSRQVTVQRKEKDFEGMLEYYKEDEALLIKTLITGKTGSDPSPARVSATVPCLPAYILFMCIRHADYINDDQKVESLLTSTINAIKKVLKKNNDDFEMTSFWLANTSRLLHCLKQYSGDEVFMTQNTAKQNEHCLKNFDLAEYRQVLSDLSIQIYQQLIKVAEGIIQPMIVSAMLESESIPSLAGVKPMGYRNRSSSMDTDAGGPTSYTLEALIRQLGQFHGTMRDHGLDPEIVGQVVRQLFHCINAVTLNNLLLRKDVCSWSTGMQLRYNTSQMEEWLRGNNLYQSKAAATLEPIIQAAQLLQVKKKTSQDAEAICSLCTALTMQQIVKILNLYTPLNEFEERVTVSFIRNIQNRLQERNDPPQLLVDTKHTFPVLFPYTPSALSLETLHIPASLGLDFLIRV